Proteins from a single region of Noviherbaspirillum saxi:
- a CDS encoding efflux transporter outer membrane subunit: protein MPSRSKKSSLVPRGGSLSLTGVCAALLVAGCAQLPEMGPAPILKGVDAFLTADSFKAPAANWPQDHWWSAYGDSQLDSLIEEALAGSPDMAAASARLQQAEALTRVAGSAGKPQASANASVTEDKLSYNYLTPSEVIPRGWNDYGRATLDLRWELDFWGKNRAALAAATSELEASRAELAQARLLLASGIAANYAELSRLYANRETAEKSVELRSKTAALFAERFKNGLENQGGAREADARLAAAEGALLALDEQIALQRNRLAALLGAGPDRGLKIAKPVLKFNRAFGLPEQAGADLLGRRPDVVAARLVADAQASRIDQKKAEFYPNVNLMAFVGVQSLGINMLDNSGSAIGSVGPAISLPIFTAGRLQGELRGAQARYAQAVANYNGTVSRAMQEVADAAVSQKSLGQRLEKAQQAVGASTEAYRVAGNRYEGGLANYLEVLVAEDGLLNNMNVQTNLRSLSFTHDIALKRALGGGYQVAQR, encoded by the coding sequence ATGCCATCACGCAGCAAAAAATCCTCCCTTGTGCCACGCGGAGGCTCCCTTTCGCTCACGGGCGTGTGTGCAGCGCTGCTCGTTGCCGGCTGTGCTCAGCTTCCGGAAATGGGACCGGCGCCGATATTGAAAGGTGTTGATGCCTTTTTGACCGCTGATTCCTTCAAAGCGCCGGCTGCGAACTGGCCGCAGGATCACTGGTGGTCCGCCTATGGCGATTCGCAGCTGGATTCGCTCATTGAAGAAGCACTGGCCGGCTCACCTGACATGGCAGCGGCTTCCGCCCGCCTGCAGCAGGCCGAAGCATTGACCCGTGTTGCTGGGTCGGCCGGGAAGCCGCAGGCATCCGCCAATGCGTCAGTCACGGAAGACAAGCTGAGTTATAACTACCTGACCCCCAGCGAAGTCATCCCGCGCGGTTGGAACGACTACGGCCGGGCGACGCTGGACCTGCGCTGGGAACTGGACTTCTGGGGTAAGAACCGAGCTGCCTTGGCGGCTGCCACTTCCGAGCTGGAAGCTAGCCGGGCAGAACTTGCACAGGCGCGCCTGTTGCTGGCAAGCGGGATCGCGGCAAACTATGCTGAACTGAGCCGCCTGTACGCGAATCGGGAAACCGCAGAGAAGTCGGTAGAACTGCGCAGCAAGACGGCGGCGCTCTTTGCGGAGCGCTTCAAGAATGGCCTGGAGAACCAAGGCGGCGCGCGCGAAGCGGATGCTCGCCTTGCAGCGGCTGAAGGCGCTCTGCTCGCGTTGGACGAACAAATCGCCTTGCAGCGCAACCGACTTGCGGCCCTCCTGGGCGCTGGTCCGGACCGTGGTCTGAAGATCGCCAAGCCCGTGCTGAAGTTTAACCGTGCCTTCGGTCTGCCTGAGCAAGCTGGCGCGGACCTGCTCGGCCGCCGGCCCGATGTGGTCGCCGCACGCCTGGTCGCAGATGCGCAGGCCAGCCGTATAGACCAGAAGAAGGCTGAGTTCTACCCGAACGTGAACCTGATGGCCTTCGTTGGCGTCCAGTCCCTCGGGATCAACATGCTTGACAACAGCGGCTCGGCCATCGGCAGCGTTGGCCCCGCCATCTCGCTGCCTATCTTTACCGCCGGCCGTCTACAAGGCGAACTGCGTGGCGCCCAAGCGAGGTACGCACAGGCGGTTGCGAACTACAACGGAACAGTCTCGCGCGCCATGCAGGAAGTCGCCGATGCCGCAGTGAGCCAAAAGTCCCTCGGCCAGCGGCTGGAAAAAGCGCAACAGGCTGTCGGCGCATCGACCGAAGCATATCGCGTGGCGGGCAACCGCTATGAAGGGGGCTTGGCCAACTACCTGGAAGTGCTGGTGGCGGAAGACGGACTACTCAACAACATGAATGTGCAGACGAACCTGCGCAGTCTTTCTTTCACCCACGATATCGCCCTGAAGCGCGCTCTTGGCGGCGGCTACCAGGTCGCCCAACGATAA
- a CDS encoding TetR/AcrR family transcriptional regulator gives MKTKSETKRQEILKAATEVFQEAGFERTSMEDIRKRAGFCKATLYSYFPSKEELFMEIVIDASEAHFQATLDALDPSYDDIKQALVGFGTRLLSLLYLTPVQAVRRLVVSEAGRSELGKKCYEVGPVRSVAAVADYLGKAMEKGKLRQANPQVAAVHLKGLLEAEWIDPFMFQVLEVPSSDELTASVERAVTVFMAAYGPLSSGTPSE, from the coding sequence GTGAAAACCAAAAGCGAGACAAAACGGCAAGAAATCCTGAAGGCGGCGACCGAGGTCTTCCAGGAGGCCGGCTTTGAGCGCACCTCGATGGAGGATATTCGCAAGCGGGCCGGATTCTGCAAGGCCACCCTCTACAGCTACTTCCCATCCAAGGAAGAGTTGTTCATGGAAATCGTCATCGACGCCAGTGAGGCGCATTTTCAGGCGACGCTAGACGCGCTCGATCCTTCATACGACGACATCAAGCAGGCCCTGGTCGGCTTCGGCACTCGGCTTCTATCTCTCCTCTATCTGACGCCTGTACAAGCCGTGCGCCGGCTCGTGGTATCCGAGGCTGGGCGGTCAGAACTGGGTAAGAAATGCTACGAGGTGGGGCCGGTGCGAAGCGTGGCCGCAGTAGCGGACTACCTCGGCAAGGCGATGGAAAAGGGAAAACTCAGGCAAGCGAATCCGCAGGTCGCTGCTGTGCATCTGAAAGGCTTGCTGGAAGCCGAGTGGATCGACCCTTTTATGTTCCAAGTGCTTGAGGTGCCCAGTTCCGACGAGCTTACGGCTTCCGTCGAGCGGGCCGTGACGGTCTTTATGGCGGCTTACGGACCGTTGTCGAGCGGTACCCCCAGTGAGTAA
- a CDS encoding LysR family transcriptional regulator, with protein sequence MDMRYIQSFVEVLQCGSIAEAARRLDLTPAAVAARIRALEEDLGASLIQRSGRYVRPTAEGIKIMDSAQSVLRAVRDMRAVAQDGDTLAGELRLGTFHSAMTSVLPSVLERVYARHPDVKIFVEPGKSVDLCRKVGAGELDIAIVVEPQSALPKTCEWQVLMEEPLVVVAPQDCAGRDAHALLREEPFIRYDRSVLGGQLADRYLRDQGIRPRQRLEIDGLLAIAALVDKGLGVSLLPDWSSIWSSGLSLARIPLPNRAPVRRIGLVMARHTPHLSLAHAFSREADELFRPTDSTHVPAL encoded by the coding sequence ATGGACATGCGTTACATACAGAGCTTTGTCGAAGTGCTGCAGTGCGGATCGATTGCCGAAGCGGCCCGCCGACTCGATCTAACGCCGGCTGCAGTGGCTGCCCGCATCCGGGCGCTGGAAGAAGACTTGGGGGCGTCGCTGATCCAGCGCTCGGGCCGCTATGTGCGCCCTACTGCGGAAGGCATCAAGATCATGGACAGCGCGCAATCGGTGCTGCGGGCGGTGCGGGATATGCGGGCAGTGGCGCAGGACGGCGATACCCTGGCCGGGGAGCTTCGCCTGGGTACATTCCATTCGGCAATGACAAGCGTGCTGCCATCGGTGCTGGAGCGGGTGTATGCGCGCCATCCGGATGTAAAGATCTTTGTCGAACCCGGCAAGTCGGTCGACCTGTGCCGGAAGGTCGGTGCCGGCGAACTCGACATTGCGATTGTCGTCGAGCCTCAGTCCGCGCTTCCGAAAACCTGCGAATGGCAGGTGCTGATGGAAGAACCGCTGGTGGTTGTCGCGCCGCAGGACTGCGCGGGACGGGATGCGCATGCGTTGCTGAGGGAAGAACCGTTCATCCGCTATGACCGTTCGGTACTGGGCGGGCAATTGGCTGACCGGTATTTACGCGACCAGGGCATTCGGCCTCGCCAGCGCCTTGAAATCGACGGCTTGCTTGCGATTGCGGCACTGGTCGACAAGGGTCTGGGTGTTTCACTGCTGCCTGACTGGTCATCGATCTGGTCGAGCGGCCTGTCACTGGCCCGCATCCCCTTGCCGAACCGCGCGCCGGTCCGGCGCATCGGCCTAGTCATGGCGCGGCATACACCACATCTGTCGCTCGCGCATGCATTCTCCCGCGAAGCAGATGAACTGTTTCGCCCGACCGACAGCACGCACGTGCCTGCGCTTTGA
- a CDS encoding IlvD/Edd family dehydratase has product MAESNKKDDKPAEGLRKGLTSYGDSGFSLFLRKAFIKGAGYTDNALDRPVIGIANTGSAYNPCHGNMPQLIEAVKRGVMLAGGLPMDFPTISIHESFASPTSMYLRNLMSIDTEEMIRAQPMDAVVLIGGCDKTVPAQLMGAASAGIPAIQLVTGSMLTGSHRAERVGACTDCRRYWGKYRADEINDEEIADVNNQLVASVGTCSVMGTASTMACVTEALGMMVPGGASPPAVTADRIRVAERTGAVAVAMARQSLTPDKIMTGKAFENALRVLLAIGGSTNGIIHLTAMAGRLGMDIDLDRLDAMGRETPVLIDLKPSGQYYMEDLHKAGGVHALLRELKPLLHLDTLTVTGRTLGEELESAGPGFPQNVVRPFAQPIYPQGGIAVLRGNLAPGGAIIKQSAANPELMEHEGRAVVFENLEDLVTRIDDEDLDVKADDVLVLKHIGPIGASMPEAGYMPIPKKLARAGVKDMVRISDGRMSGTAAGTIVLHVTPESAIGGPLAYVKSGDRIRLSVKNREISLLVSDAELETRRKASPVTPPTAERGYRQLFLKCVTQADKGVDFDFLRASETTERIPRDRS; this is encoded by the coding sequence ATGGCTGAATCGAACAAGAAGGATGACAAACCGGCGGAAGGATTGCGCAAGGGCTTGACCAGTTACGGAGACAGCGGCTTTTCGCTGTTCCTGCGCAAGGCATTCATCAAGGGAGCCGGCTATACCGACAATGCGCTGGACCGGCCGGTGATCGGCATTGCCAATACCGGCAGCGCTTACAACCCCTGCCACGGCAACATGCCGCAGCTGATCGAAGCAGTCAAGCGCGGCGTCATGCTGGCAGGCGGGCTGCCGATGGACTTCCCCACGATTTCGATCCATGAGAGTTTCGCCTCGCCGACCTCCATGTATCTGCGCAACCTGATGTCCATCGACACCGAGGAAATGATCCGCGCCCAGCCGATGGACGCGGTGGTGCTCATCGGCGGCTGCGACAAGACCGTGCCCGCGCAGCTGATGGGCGCGGCATCGGCCGGCATTCCCGCAATTCAGCTGGTGACCGGGTCCATGCTGACCGGATCGCACCGCGCCGAACGTGTGGGTGCGTGCACCGACTGCCGCCGTTACTGGGGCAAGTACCGCGCCGATGAAATCAACGACGAAGAAATCGCCGACGTCAACAATCAGCTTGTTGCCAGCGTCGGCACCTGCTCCGTCATGGGCACCGCCAGCACCATGGCCTGCGTGACGGAAGCGCTGGGCATGATGGTGCCGGGCGGAGCATCGCCGCCGGCAGTCACTGCAGACCGCATCCGCGTCGCCGAGCGTACCGGCGCGGTCGCCGTGGCCATGGCCAGGCAAAGCCTGACACCCGACAAGATCATGACCGGCAAGGCCTTCGAGAATGCGCTGCGCGTGCTGCTGGCCATCGGCGGTTCCACCAACGGCATCATTCACCTGACCGCGATGGCCGGTCGCCTCGGCATGGATATCGACCTCGATCGCCTCGACGCGATGGGGCGCGAAACGCCGGTGCTGATCGATTTGAAGCCGTCCGGCCAGTACTACATGGAAGACCTGCATAAAGCCGGCGGCGTGCATGCGCTCCTGCGCGAACTCAAGCCGCTGCTGCATCTGGATACGCTGACAGTCACCGGGCGGACATTGGGCGAGGAGCTGGAAAGCGCCGGCCCCGGCTTTCCGCAAAACGTGGTGCGCCCGTTCGCGCAGCCGATCTATCCGCAGGGCGGCATTGCCGTACTGCGTGGCAATCTCGCGCCCGGCGGCGCGATCATCAAGCAGTCGGCCGCCAACCCGGAACTGATGGAGCATGAAGGGCGGGCCGTGGTATTTGAAAACCTGGAAGACCTGGTGACACGCATCGACGATGAAGACCTCGATGTGAAAGCCGACGACGTGCTGGTGCTCAAGCATATCGGCCCGATTGGCGCCAGCATGCCGGAAGCCGGGTACATGCCCATTCCGAAGAAGCTGGCGCGTGCCGGCGTGAAAGACATGGTGCGCATTTCCGATGGCCGCATGAGCGGCACGGCAGCCGGCACCATCGTGCTGCATGTCACGCCAGAGTCGGCCATCGGCGGTCCGCTTGCCTATGTGAAGAGCGGAGACCGTATCCGCCTGAGCGTGAAGAATCGCGAAATCAGCCTGCTCGTGTCGGATGCCGAACTGGAGACGCGCCGCAAGGCCAGCCCGGTGACGCCGCCGACCGCGGAGCGCGGCTACCGCCAGCTGTTCCTGAAATGCGTGACACAGGCGGACAAGGGCGTGGACTTCGACTTCCTGCGCGCCAGCGAAACGACGGAGCGCATCCCGCGCGACCGGAGCTGA
- a CDS encoding Bug family tripartite tricarboxylate transporter substrate binding protein → MKFPSTCGTIGRMLGLLGLATSLTLAASGAAQAAYPDKPIKLVVPYPPGGATDIIGRVVAQKLGGALGQQVVVDNRGGAGGNIGAAAVAKAEPDGYTLLMGALTSHSIMQTLERKSLGYNLEKDFAPITMVGSVPLVFVVHPSVPARNLKELIAFAKSKPGFLTYASSGAGAPQRMAAELFKRTAGVDVMHVPYKGSGPAMNDLVGGQVLTMVETVPAAQSFIKAGKLRALAVTTPQRISMLPDVPTAIEEGLAGFSVSSMFGVLAPANTPKPIVDRLNAELVKILQLPEVKEQLLQQGAYAMSTSPEQTRERIKQEISMWAKVIEDAKITND, encoded by the coding sequence ATGAAATTTCCATCCACATGCGGGACCATCGGCCGCATGCTCGGCCTGCTGGGCCTGGCTACCAGCCTCACTCTTGCTGCAAGCGGTGCAGCGCAGGCCGCCTATCCCGACAAGCCGATCAAGCTAGTGGTGCCTTATCCGCCTGGCGGCGCCACCGACATCATCGGCCGCGTCGTCGCGCAGAAGCTCGGCGGGGCGCTCGGCCAGCAGGTGGTCGTCGACAACCGCGGCGGCGCGGGCGGCAACATCGGCGCAGCCGCGGTCGCCAAGGCGGAGCCCGACGGCTACACGCTGCTGATGGGCGCGCTGACATCGCATTCCATCATGCAGACGCTGGAGCGCAAATCGCTGGGATACAACCTGGAAAAGGATTTTGCGCCGATCACCATGGTCGGCTCCGTGCCTTTGGTGTTCGTCGTGCATCCTTCGGTGCCCGCCAGAAACCTGAAGGAACTGATTGCCTTTGCCAAGTCCAAGCCCGGCTTTCTGACCTATGCTTCCTCCGGCGCCGGCGCGCCGCAGCGCATGGCGGCCGAGCTGTTCAAGCGCACCGCAGGCGTGGACGTGATGCATGTGCCCTACAAGGGAAGTGGCCCCGCGATGAACGACCTGGTCGGCGGCCAGGTCCTGACGATGGTCGAGACAGTGCCTGCGGCGCAGAGCTTTATCAAGGCCGGCAAGCTGCGCGCGCTGGCGGTCACCACCCCGCAGCGCATCTCCATGCTGCCGGACGTGCCCACCGCTATTGAAGAAGGTCTGGCAGGCTTTTCGGTCAGTTCAATGTTCGGTGTGCTGGCGCCGGCAAATACGCCCAAGCCCATCGTCGACCGCCTGAACGCGGAACTGGTCAAGATCCTTCAGTTGCCCGAGGTCAAGGAGCAATTGCTCCAACAGGGCGCCTATGCGATGTCGACTTCGCCAGAACAGACCAGAGAGCGGATCAAGCAGGAAATCTCGATGTGGGCCAAGGTGATTGAAGACGCCAAGATCACCAACGATTGA
- a CDS encoding LysR family transcriptional regulator gives MIRYLRTFVIAAQTSSFSAAGMKLGLTQSAVSIQIRKLEEEFGTMLFERTGKSVSLSDAGQALLPDAIHMLDLYDRMKGASQGSSDSRPIDLGAISTVQAALLPKALRSFRSHFPNVHINIIPGMSTQLLTQIDAKELDIAVIIKPRLGIPPDLKWILLIEEHYVVVLPADWPQDLPLLAGTLPFIRYNRNSYGGHIVDRYLKQHHLWVQDGMELDEPSVILEMVSEGLGWSIIPGGLVPLITTKGIATLPLPGRPLSREIGVLVRVSTLKRRTTALLIDSLREEAKRRQGIGHAAQAAGNAP, from the coding sequence ATGATCCGTTATCTCCGTACCTTTGTCATCGCTGCCCAAACCTCTTCCTTTTCTGCTGCCGGCATGAAACTCGGCCTCACCCAGTCGGCGGTGAGCATCCAGATCCGCAAGCTGGAAGAGGAATTCGGCACCATGCTGTTCGAACGTACCGGCAAGTCAGTCTCGCTCAGCGATGCCGGCCAGGCCTTGTTGCCGGATGCCATCCACATGCTCGACCTGTACGATCGCATGAAGGGTGCCAGTCAAGGTTCGTCGGACAGTCGTCCCATCGATCTGGGTGCGATATCGACGGTGCAAGCCGCCCTGCTGCCCAAGGCCCTGCGTAGCTTCCGCTCGCACTTTCCCAACGTCCATATCAACATCATCCCCGGCATGTCGACCCAGTTGCTTACGCAGATCGATGCGAAGGAACTCGATATTGCCGTCATCATCAAGCCGCGCCTGGGCATTCCCCCCGATTTGAAGTGGATCTTGCTGATCGAGGAACACTATGTCGTGGTGTTGCCCGCCGACTGGCCGCAGGATCTGCCGCTGCTCGCGGGCACCTTGCCCTTCATCCGCTACAACCGCAATTCGTACGGCGGCCATATCGTCGACCGCTATCTGAAACAGCATCATCTCTGGGTGCAGGACGGCATGGAATTGGACGAGCCATCCGTCATTCTCGAAATGGTCAGCGAAGGCCTCGGCTGGTCGATCATCCCCGGCGGCCTCGTGCCCCTGATCACCACCAAGGGCATCGCGACACTGCCTTTGCCGGGGCGTCCGCTCAGCCGGGAAATCGGCGTGCTGGTGAGGGTATCGACGCTGAAGCGGCGGACGACCGCCTTGCTGATCGACAGTCTGCGCGAAGAAGCAAAGCGCCGGCAGGGAATCGGCCATGCGGCGCAGGCAGCCGGAAATGCTCCGTAA
- a CDS encoding VOC family protein, translated as MSAIPLFHLAFPVNDLAEARRFYGGLLQCPEGRSSDEWVDFNFYGHQIVAHLAPQESKQGPTSAVDGHDVPVRHFGAILPMEKWEALADRLRKENIDFVIQPHVRFKGEVGEQATMFFLDPSGNALEFKAFGDLSQVFAK; from the coding sequence ATGTCGGCCATACCGCTGTTTCACCTCGCGTTTCCAGTCAACGATCTTGCCGAAGCACGCCGTTTCTATGGCGGCCTGCTGCAATGCCCCGAAGGCCGTAGTTCCGATGAATGGGTGGATTTCAATTTCTACGGTCACCAGATCGTCGCTCATCTCGCGCCGCAGGAAAGCAAGCAGGGTCCGACCAGTGCGGTCGACGGTCACGACGTGCCGGTTCGCCATTTCGGCGCGATCCTGCCGATGGAGAAATGGGAAGCGCTGGCCGACAGGCTGCGCAAGGAAAACATCGACTTCGTGATCCAACCCCATGTCCGCTTCAAGGGAGAAGTAGGGGAACAGGCCACGATGTTCTTCCTCGATCCATCAGGCAACGCCCTCGAATTCAAGGCGTTCGGCGACCTTAGCCAGGTCTTCGCCAAATAA
- a CDS encoding fumarylacetoacetate hydrolase family protein, whose product MSDYVFTPPAQASIAVQGSQQRLPIRRVFCVGRNYEAHAREMGNDPTREPPFFFMKPADAVVSALGTVPYPPLTEDLHHEIEMVVAVGKPGVNLKAEEALDVIWGYGVGVDLTRRDLQNVAKKMSRPWDWANGFDASGPCSPIVPVERTGHPQDGRVWLAVNGEVRQEGNLNELIWPVADVLAYLSQSVALAPGDLIFTGTPAGVGALQPGDRVTGGVAGVAEISFTMESRPV is encoded by the coding sequence ATGTCCGATTACGTCTTCACACCACCGGCACAGGCTTCCATTGCCGTTCAAGGCAGCCAGCAACGGCTTCCGATTCGCCGCGTATTCTGCGTCGGCCGCAACTATGAAGCACATGCCCGTGAAATGGGCAACGATCCAACGCGCGAGCCGCCCTTTTTCTTCATGAAGCCGGCTGACGCGGTCGTGTCGGCGCTAGGCACGGTGCCATATCCACCGCTGACGGAAGACCTGCACCATGAAATCGAAATGGTGGTTGCCGTCGGCAAGCCCGGCGTCAATCTCAAGGCGGAAGAAGCGTTGGATGTGATCTGGGGTTATGGCGTCGGCGTCGACCTGACGCGCCGCGACCTGCAGAACGTGGCCAAGAAGATGAGCCGCCCATGGGACTGGGCCAATGGCTTTGATGCCTCAGGTCCATGCAGCCCCATCGTGCCGGTCGAGCGCACCGGCCATCCGCAGGACGGCCGTGTCTGGCTCGCCGTTAATGGCGAAGTCCGGCAGGAAGGCAACCTGAACGAACTCATCTGGCCGGTGGCCGATGTGCTGGCCTATCTCTCGCAAAGCGTCGCGCTGGCGCCCGGCGACCTGATCTTCACCGGCACGCCGGCCGGCGTCGGCGCGCTGCAGCCGGGCGATCGCGTCACTGGCGGCGTGGCGGGTGTCGCGGAAATCAGTTTCACGATGGAATCGCGTCCGGTCTGA
- a CDS encoding SDR family oxidoreductase: MDLAIKGKTALVFGAGGGLGGAIAQALAAEGANIVLADISVEALSVTANNLKSTGAQAMSLTWDIADLSVIDTHIGAIEQRFGGVDILVNNTGGPPPTPAAGQAPEMWSKHFQSMVMSVIAITDRVLPGMRAKKWGRIITSTSSGVVSPIPNLGMSNALRMSLVGWSKTLAREVGGDGITANIVLPGRVATARITFLDEQKAKREGRPVEQVTAESTASIPVGRYGRPEEYGSVVAFLASQQAAYVTGSVVRVDGGLIASV, from the coding sequence ATGGATCTCGCAATCAAGGGAAAGACCGCGCTGGTATTCGGCGCGGGCGGTGGACTCGGCGGCGCGATCGCGCAGGCGCTGGCGGCTGAGGGCGCCAATATCGTGCTGGCAGACATCAGCGTCGAAGCGCTTTCCGTAACTGCGAATAACCTCAAAAGCACCGGGGCGCAAGCCATGTCGCTGACATGGGATATTGCCGACCTGTCCGTGATCGATACCCATATCGGGGCGATCGAGCAACGCTTCGGTGGCGTCGATATCCTGGTCAACAATACCGGCGGGCCGCCGCCTACGCCGGCCGCGGGGCAAGCGCCAGAGATGTGGTCAAAGCACTTTCAGTCAATGGTGATGTCTGTAATTGCAATCACCGACCGCGTGCTCCCGGGCATGCGCGCGAAGAAATGGGGCAGGATCATTACCAGCACCTCCTCCGGCGTCGTATCGCCGATTCCCAATCTCGGCATGTCGAATGCACTGCGCATGTCATTGGTCGGATGGTCGAAAACGCTGGCGCGCGAAGTCGGGGGCGATGGCATCACCGCCAACATCGTGCTGCCAGGCCGTGTCGCCACCGCGCGCATCACCTTCCTGGACGAGCAGAAGGCCAAGCGCGAAGGGCGGCCGGTCGAGCAAGTGACTGCCGAGAGCACGGCCTCGATTCCGGTCGGGCGCTATGGCCGTCCTGAAGAATACGGTTCCGTCGTGGCCTTCCTCGCCAGCCAACAGGCCGCTTATGTGACTGGATCGGTGGTGCGGGTCGATGGCGGCCTGATCGCCAGCGTCTGA
- a CDS encoding ribonuclease activity regulator RraA produces the protein MGTESKPLDPAIREALSGISTATLTTVLLKKGLRNVWMRGTVPIAAGQPRIVGRAFTLRFVPAREDLATPESWSSPISTRAAIEAMPEGCVAVVDAMGVTDAGIFGDILCARMKKRGIAALVTDGVVRDLAGVLGTGLPVWCRGAAAPPSVAGLTFANWQEPIGCGGVAVFPNDVVVVDQDGAVLIPAALVDEVVALSAEQERLEGWIMEQVEQGVPLPGLYPPNAENKARYEAFKAQE, from the coding sequence ATGGGTACCGAATCCAAGCCGCTCGATCCCGCGATCCGCGAAGCACTATCAGGCATCTCAACCGCCACGCTGACCACTGTTCTGCTCAAGAAAGGGCTGAGGAATGTCTGGATGCGCGGCACCGTGCCGATTGCAGCAGGGCAGCCGCGTATCGTCGGACGCGCCTTCACCTTGCGCTTCGTTCCAGCCCGCGAAGACCTCGCCACGCCGGAATCCTGGTCGTCGCCGATCTCGACCCGGGCAGCGATCGAAGCCATGCCCGAAGGCTGCGTTGCCGTCGTGGATGCAATGGGCGTCACCGACGCCGGCATCTTCGGCGACATTCTCTGCGCCCGGATGAAAAAGCGGGGCATCGCGGCGCTCGTGACTGACGGCGTGGTGCGCGATCTTGCGGGTGTGCTCGGCACCGGTCTGCCGGTCTGGTGCCGTGGCGCCGCGGCACCACCCTCGGTGGCAGGTCTGACCTTTGCAAACTGGCAGGAGCCAATCGGCTGCGGCGGCGTTGCGGTGTTTCCCAACGATGTCGTGGTGGTCGACCAAGATGGCGCTGTGCTCATCCCGGCCGCACTGGTTGATGAGGTGGTAGCTCTTTCGGCGGAGCAGGAGCGCCTGGAAGGCTGGATCATGGAACAGGTCGAGCAGGGAGTGCCGTTGCCAGGACTGTATCCACCGAATGCGGAAAACAAGGCCCGGTATGAGGCGTTCAAGGCGCAGGAATAG